From Vagococcus jeotgali, one genomic window encodes:
- a CDS encoding amidohydrolase yields MYEKIEELITSKEGSYHEIEELITSKEGSYHEISDRIWDIAETKFHEHESAQVLMAVLEEEGFTIETGHGGIDTAFVATYGTEGPVIGFLGEYDALPDMTQKAGVAHKEANPETENTNGHGCGHNLLGTASLAAAVATKEYIDAHGIKAKIQFFGCPAEEGGSGKTFMAREGAFDNLDMAICWHPATDNSVVSVKTLANIQAAFEFKGKSAHAANSPEMGRSALDAAELMNVGGNYLREHVTSEARYHYAYLDAGGVAPSVVQSHAKLLYLIRAPKTNQVKEIYDRLCKIAEGAALMTETEVTVHFDKACSNFIPNSVYTKLMGDVMMDLGAPKFDEEDQEFAKSIHATLSEEEKQFRMVPPVTPIEKKVLAENSGKVLADYVYPYNPALGNITLPGSTDVGDVSWVVPTVQCIVATEVQNIALHSWQVVATGKSGIAKKGMIQAAKIMAATAVKVIENPEYIDEAKAELKAITDDTPYVNPIPADVKPNSLNF; encoded by the coding sequence ATGTACGAAAAAATTGAAGAATTAATTACATCCAAAGAAGGTAGCTATCATGAGATTGAAGAATTAATTACATCCAAAGAAGGTAGCTATCATGAGATTAGTGATCGTATTTGGGATATTGCAGAAACAAAATTCCATGAACACGAATCAGCTCAAGTATTAATGGCTGTCCTTGAAGAAGAAGGATTTACAATCGAAACAGGTCATGGTGGTATTGATACAGCCTTTGTCGCAACATACGGTACTGAAGGACCAGTTATTGGGTTTTTAGGTGAGTATGATGCACTTCCTGATATGACTCAAAAAGCAGGTGTTGCTCATAAAGAAGCTAACCCTGAAACAGAAAACACAAACGGTCACGGATGTGGTCATAACTTATTAGGTACAGCTTCTCTTGCTGCAGCTGTAGCGACAAAAGAATATATCGATGCTCATGGCATTAAAGCTAAAATTCAATTCTTTGGTTGTCCAGCCGAAGAAGGTGGATCTGGTAAAACATTTATGGCCCGTGAAGGTGCATTTGATAACCTAGATATGGCTATTTGCTGGCATCCAGCTACTGACAACAGTGTTGTCAGTGTTAAAACATTAGCTAATATCCAAGCTGCTTTTGAATTTAAAGGAAAAAGCGCTCACGCTGCTAACTCTCCAGAAATGGGACGTAGCGCACTTGATGCTGCTGAATTAATGAACGTTGGTGGTAACTACTTACGTGAACACGTAACAAGTGAAGCTCGTTATCACTACGCTTACCTTGATGCTGGCGGGGTTGCACCAAGTGTTGTTCAATCACATGCTAAACTACTTTATTTAATCCGTGCACCTAAAACAAATCAGGTAAAAGAAATTTATGACCGTCTATGTAAGATCGCTGAAGGTGCAGCTTTAATGACTGAAACTGAAGTAACTGTTCACTTTGATAAAGCATGTTCAAACTTCATCCCTAACAGTGTTTATACTAAACTTATGGGTGATGTGATGATGGACTTAGGTGCTCCTAAGTTTGATGAAGAGGACCAAGAATTTGCAAAATCAATTCATGCAACATTAAGTGAAGAAGAAAAACAATTCAGAATGGTACCTCCTGTAACACCAATTGAGAAAAAAGTCTTAGCTGAAAACAGTGGTAAAGTCTTAGCTGATTATGTTTATCCTTATAACCCAGCTCTAGGTAACATCACATTACCAGGATCTACTGATGTGGGTGATGTTAGTTGGGTTGTACCAACTGTACAATGTATCGTTGCAACAGAAGTTCAAAATATTGCTCTACATTCATGGCAAGTTGTGGCAACTGGTAAATCAGGCATTGCTAAAAAAGGTATGATTCAAGCAGCAAAAATTATGGCAGCAACAGCTGTTAAAGTTATCGAAAACCCTGAATATATCGACGAAGCAAAAGCTGAATTAAAAGCGATCACAGATGATACTCCATATGTGAATCCAATTCCAGCTGACGTTAAGCCAAATAGCTTAAACTTCTAA
- a CDS encoding ISL3 family transposase: MDNHTRKLLNLTDKSIIFEKDWLTEATIRGRRSNIIRGRLTSPDRICPSCHQNTCVKNGTYTTKTQLPEFNRVTTYLELKRERYLCKECHTTFSADTALVDDYCHISKTLKYQIALDLKEDRSRKEIARFHHVSDNTVQRVLYDFTNHCLTNFQHLPKVLCVDEFKSTKSCQSGMSFICADAESKKIIDILPDRRLFSLIKYFLKYSRKERLKVKFLVMDMNANYGGLLKTVFPHAEIVTDRFHIIQHINRSFNQLRIKEMNQLKRYDNEEAKQYRRIKKYWKLFLKDSSQLSATTYSNYPLFNKSMTQVGVIEELLSYNSTIKIAYDYIQELKYAYETKDSDLFLELTHSISNELPKEFKAKFKTFQTFRQGVTNALNYSYSNGFLEGINNRIKAIKRTAYGYRNFLTFKRRIFLIQGQSFQFN; this comes from the coding sequence ATGGATAATCATACTAGAAAATTACTTAATTTAACAGACAAATCTATTATTTTTGAAAAAGATTGGTTAACTGAGGCTACTATTAGAGGTAGACGCTCAAATATAATAAGGGGAAGACTAACGTCTCCAGACAGAATATGCCCCTCTTGTCATCAGAATACGTGTGTTAAAAATGGTACTTATACTACTAAAACACAACTACCAGAGTTTAATAGGGTCACAACTTATTTAGAACTTAAAAGAGAACGATATCTATGTAAAGAATGTCATACAACATTCAGTGCTGATACTGCGTTAGTCGATGACTATTGTCATATATCGAAAACATTAAAGTATCAAATCGCCTTAGATTTGAAAGAAGATCGTTCAAGAAAAGAGATCGCTAGATTCCATCATGTTTCTGATAACACGGTACAACGTGTTTTATACGACTTTACCAACCACTGTCTAACCAACTTTCAACATCTACCAAAAGTACTATGTGTCGATGAATTTAAATCAACTAAGTCATGTCAATCTGGTATGAGCTTTATTTGTGCTGATGCTGAAAGTAAAAAGATTATTGATATTTTACCAGATAGACGTCTCTTCTCTCTTATTAAGTACTTCCTGAAATACTCCAGAAAAGAGCGGTTAAAAGTGAAGTTTCTCGTCATGGATATGAATGCCAACTACGGTGGCCTTCTTAAAACTGTATTTCCACATGCAGAGATTGTGACAGATAGATTCCATATCATTCAGCATATCAATCGTTCTTTTAATCAACTAAGAATAAAAGAAATGAATCAATTAAAACGTTATGATAATGAAGAAGCAAAACAATACCGGAGAATAAAAAAATATTGGAAACTATTTTTAAAAGACTCTAGTCAATTAAGTGCCACTACATATAGTAATTATCCTCTTTTCAATAAAAGTATGACACAAGTTGGTGTCATTGAAGAACTTCTTTCCTATAACTCAACTATAAAAATCGCATATGATTATATACAAGAGTTAAAATATGCTTATGAAACAAAGGATTCAGACTTATTTTTAGAATTAACTCATTCTATCTCTAATGAGCTTCCTAAGGAATTTAAAGCCAAATTCAAAACATTCCAAACCTTCAGGCAAGGTGTTACCAATGCTTTAAATTATTCTTATTCAAATGGTTTTTTAGAAGGAATTAACAACCGAATCAAAGCTATCAAACGAACAGCCTATGGTTACCGAAATTTCTTAACTTTTAAGCGACGGATTTTCCTTATTCAAGGTCAATCATTTCAATTTAATTAA
- a CDS encoding YhdH/YhfP family quinone oxidoreductase gives MEKTFRALIVTDNKEKVSVEVVDCSTDQLSEGDTLIDVYYSAVNYKDALALQKNGGVIRHYPMIPGIDAVGIIKQTKANQMRVGDRVVVTGRGTGVTHTGGFSEVLRVPSDWVQVLPQQINLKKAALIGTAGITALRAIEQLELIGLGKDKKVPILVTGASGGVGSLAILLLNKLGFTNITGVSRKGATDYILNLGASEVLPLSGFKEDKVKPLQSITYKYVIDTIGGSSLSSILPKIAYNGGMSLCGNASGISFTTTVLPFILRGVSIFGIDSVQLTHQEKYQMWSRLNDLLSDDDLEKISGNIGKLEDINQIASKLLAGEHVGRSVIEIRSPQE, from the coding sequence ATGGAAAAAACTTTTAGAGCTTTAATAGTGACTGATAATAAGGAAAAAGTTAGCGTAGAAGTGGTAGATTGTTCAACAGATCAATTATCTGAAGGTGACACATTGATTGATGTTTATTACTCAGCAGTGAACTACAAAGATGCCCTAGCCTTACAAAAAAATGGTGGTGTGATTAGGCATTATCCTATGATTCCTGGAATTGATGCAGTAGGTATTATCAAACAGACTAAGGCTAATCAAATGAGGGTGGGGGATCGTGTTGTCGTAACAGGGCGAGGAACAGGTGTCACTCATACAGGAGGATTTAGTGAAGTATTACGGGTACCAAGTGATTGGGTACAAGTATTACCACAACAGATTAACCTAAAAAAAGCTGCTCTAATTGGAACAGCAGGCATAACAGCTTTAAGAGCCATAGAACAGTTAGAGCTTATTGGTTTAGGTAAAGACAAAAAAGTCCCTATTTTGGTAACAGGTGCTAGTGGTGGAGTAGGTAGTTTGGCTATTTTATTACTTAATAAATTAGGATTTACTAATATCACCGGTGTGAGTAGAAAAGGAGCAACAGATTATATTTTAAATCTTGGTGCAAGTGAAGTATTACCTTTATCAGGTTTTAAAGAAGATAAGGTGAAGCCTTTACAATCAATAACCTACAAATACGTGATAGATACTATTGGGGGGAGTAGCTTAAGTTCAATTTTACCTAAAATAGCTTATAATGGTGGTATGTCCTTATGTGGAAATGCTAGTGGGATTAGTTTTACAACAACTGTCTTACCATTCATCTTAAGAGGAGTTAGTATTTTTGGGATTGATTCAGTTCAATTAACTCATCAGGAAAAATATCAAATGTGGTCAAGGTTAAATGACTTATTGTCTGATGATGACTTAGAGAAGATATCGGGAAATATTGGTAAACTTGAAGATATCAATCAGATTGCAAGCAAGTTACTAGCAGGAGAGCATGTTGGAAGAAGTGTTATTGAGATTAGGTCACCACAGGAGTAG
- a CDS encoding helix-turn-helix domain-containing protein produces the protein MDIGTKIKNLRIQKNLTQEELGERTDLSKGYISQLERGISSPSLETFFSILEVLGESPKSFFDDKKQHQKVVYTNQDYTVYQEEDKGYKIKWLVPDSNENEMEPIILTLKEQGEYKEFKPSESDTFAYVLKGEVSVSIGSETFIAKEGESIYYQSLKKHKLSNNHNEQTSLLIVATNSYL, from the coding sequence ATGGATATTGGAACTAAAATCAAAAATTTACGTATTCAAAAAAATTTAACCCAGGAAGAGTTAGGAGAGCGAACGGATTTAAGTAAAGGTTATATTTCTCAGTTGGAAAGAGGTATTAGCTCCCCGTCACTGGAGACTTTCTTTTCAATTTTAGAAGTCTTGGGGGAATCACCAAAATCTTTTTTTGATGATAAGAAACAACATCAAAAAGTAGTTTATACAAATCAAGATTACACAGTCTACCAAGAAGAAGATAAGGGATACAAAATTAAGTGGCTTGTTCCTGATTCCAATGAAAATGAGATGGAACCAATTATTTTAACCTTAAAAGAGCAGGGGGAGTATAAGGAGTTTAAACCTTCTGAATCAGATACTTTTGCCTATGTATTAAAAGGAGAAGTTAGTGTTAGTATTGGTTCTGAAACTTTTATTGCTAAAGAGGGAGAGAGTATTTACTATCAATCTCTAAAAAAACATAAATTATCTAACAATCACAATGAACAAACAAGTTTATTGATTGTCGCAACAAATTCTTATTTATAA
- a CDS encoding ABC transporter ATP-binding protein, with protein MSHTIIQFDNVIQSYDDTLVLKGVSFEIEQGKFYTLLGPSGCGKTTILRLIAGFSTPTSGDILFDGKRINDVPTNKRKVNTVFQDYALFPHMNVFENVAFGLKIKKINQLEIETKVNEALRLVQLSGFEERQIGEMSGGQRQRVAIARALVNEPEILLLDEPLSALDLKLRTAMQSELRELQKRLGITFIFVTHDQEEALAMSDEIFVLNEGNIEQSGSPRDIYDEPINQFVADFIGESNIVKGTMVADNLVKFVGKEFECVDSGMRDNEPVDIVLRPEDISVVPVEEGKLKATVDHMLFRGVHYEIFCTDSQDNEWVVHSTKKPNEGQVVGLFFDPEDIHVMRFNESEEDFDARLESYDE; from the coding sequence ATGAGTCATACTATTATACAATTTGATAATGTCATTCAATCTTATGATGACACTTTGGTTTTAAAAGGAGTTAGCTTTGAAATTGAGCAGGGAAAATTTTATACGTTACTAGGGCCTTCAGGTTGTGGAAAAACAACTATCTTACGCCTCATTGCAGGTTTTTCAACTCCAACAAGTGGGGATATTTTATTTGATGGAAAACGTATCAATGATGTTCCTACCAATAAAAGGAAAGTAAATACAGTCTTTCAAGACTATGCCCTCTTCCCCCACATGAATGTCTTTGAAAATGTGGCTTTTGGCTTAAAAATAAAAAAAATAAACCAACTAGAGATTGAAACAAAAGTCAATGAAGCTCTAAGGCTTGTTCAGTTATCAGGATTTGAAGAGCGCCAAATTGGGGAGATGTCAGGTGGGCAAAGACAACGTGTAGCAATTGCTAGGGCGTTAGTCAATGAACCTGAAATTTTACTTTTAGATGAGCCTTTATCTGCTCTTGATTTAAAGCTTAGAACAGCGATGCAATCAGAACTTAGAGAACTACAAAAACGTCTTGGCATTACTTTTATTTTTGTCACCCATGATCAAGAAGAAGCGCTCGCTATGAGTGATGAAATTTTTGTTTTGAATGAAGGAAATATCGAGCAAAGTGGCTCTCCAAGAGATATTTATGATGAACCTATAAATCAGTTTGTTGCTGATTTTATTGGTGAGAGTAATATCGTTAAAGGAACGATGGTAGCAGATAATCTTGTTAAATTTGTTGGCAAAGAATTTGAATGTGTTGATAGTGGCATGCGTGATAATGAGCCAGTGGATATTGTCTTACGCCCTGAAGACATCTCTGTTGTCCCTGTTGAAGAGGGAAAACTTAAAGCAACTGTTGATCATATGCTTTTTAGAGGTGTTCATTATGAAATCTTCTGTACTGATTCTCAAGATAACGAGTGGGTGGTTCATTCCACTAAAAAACCTAATGAAGGACAAGTTGTTGGCTTATTTTTTGACCCTGAAGATATTCATGTTATGCGCTTTAATGAATCAGAAGAAGACTTTGATGCCAGACTAGAGAGCTATGATGAGTAA